A DNA window from Arachis hypogaea cultivar Tifrunner chromosome 18, arahy.Tifrunner.gnm2.J5K5, whole genome shotgun sequence contains the following coding sequences:
- the LOC112772454 gene encoding selenocysteine methyltransferase codes for MSSSLMKDFLRTTGGTAVIDGGLATELERKGADLNDPLWSAKCLLSSPHLIREVHLDYLENGADIIITASYQATIQGFKAKGLSDKESEDLIRRSVEIAREARDVYYERCAACSSGIDADGRIFKKRPILIAGSVGSYGAYLADGSEYSGDYGDAITLKCLKDFHRRRVQILADSGADLLAFETVPNKLEAKAYSELLKEEDISIPAWFCFNSKDGINVVSGDSLEECISIAESCSKVVAVGINCTPPRFIHDLIVYVKQVTTKPIVIYPNSGETYDGIQKKWVKNTGVTDEDFVTYVNNWIESGASLVGGCCRTTPATIKGIYTTLSVSRSVNLAEDSEASDQKILQENVR; via the exons ATGTCTTCGTCGTTGATGAAGGATTTTCTCCGCACCACCGGTGGTACGGCAGTCATCGACGGCGGACTTGCGACGGAGCTGGAGCGTAAGGGCGCCGACCTCAACGATCCTCTTTGGAGCGCCAAATGCCTCCTTTCCTCCCCTCACCTCATTCGCGAG GTGCACCTTGATTACCTTGAAAATGGTGCAGATATTATAATCACAGCATCTTATCAG GCCACTATTCAAGGCTTTAAAGCAAAAGGCCTTTCTGACAAAGAAAGTGAAGACTTGATCAGAAGAAGTGTTGAAATTGCTCGGGAGGCTAGAGATGTGTACTATGAAAGATGTGCTGCATGCTCTTCGGGTATCGATGCTGATGGTAGAATCTTCAAGAAACGCCCTATTCTAATCGCAGGTTCAGTGGGGAGCTATGGAGCTTATTTGGCTGATGGGTCAGAGTACAG TGGGGATTATGGTGATGCTATAACCTTGAAATGTCTCAAAGATTTTCATCGGAGAAGAGTTCAAATTTTAGCAGATTCTGGTGCTGATCTCCTCGCATTTGAAACAGTGCCAAATAAGCTTGAAGCTAAG GCTTATTCAGAGCTTCTAAAAGAAGAGGACATAAGTATTCCAGCATGGTTTTgttttaactccaaggatggaaTTAATGTTGTTAGTGGTGATTCTTTGGAGGAGTGCATTTCTATTGCTGAATCATGCAGCAAGGTTGTTGCTGTTGGGATCAACTGTACCCCGCCCAGATTTATACATGACCTGATAGTATATGTTAAGCAG GTGACTACAAAACCAATTGTTATATATCCAAACAGCGGGGAAACTTACGATGGTATCCAAAAGAAGTGGGTG AAAAATACAGGGGTTACAGATGAAGATTTTGTCACATATGTGAACAACTGGATTGAGTCAGGGGCTTCCCTTGTGGGTGGTTGTTGTAGAACAACCCCGGCTACTATCAAAGGGATATACACCACACTCTCAGTTAGTCGATCAGTGAATCTTGCAGAGGACTCTGAAGCATCTGATCAGAAAATCTTGCAAGAGAATGTCCGCTGA